ACCTCTTATGCGCGTCTCAAGCGGCGTCGACGGCTTCGATCAGCTGGTCGACGGCGGGTTCCCATCAGATCGACTCTATGTACTCAGTGGGCCACCAGGGAGCGGGAAAACGACGTTTTCCGCCCAGTTCATGGCTGCCGGTGCAGCCGAGGACGAAACCAGCCTCTATGTGAGTATGCACGAGACGAAAGATGGGATCATGGCCGACATGGCCGACTACAGCTTCGGGTTCGGAGAGGCCCTCAAATCGGATTCGATCACCTTCCTTGACGCGCTCTCGTCGGAGGGTCGACGGTTCTTCGGCGGGCCGGGCGAGAAGATGGACCGGACCAACGTCACAAACCGGTTGGCAGGGTTCATCAACTCCTGAGATATCGACCGTGTCGTGATCGATTCGACGATGCTGCTTCGGTATCTGTTTGACGACAGCGATACCACGCTCATGCGGTTTCTGACAGCGATCAAACGCACCTCGGCGACGACGCTGTTGATCTCAGAGATGACCGATCCTTCGGCGTACGCCGACGAGCACTTTTTGGCTCACGGCGTCGTCTTCTTCCACAACTATCTCGAAGACGATGGGATGCGTCGCGGGATTCAGGTCATCAAAATGCGTGGCACAGACGTCAACACTGAGATCCACACGCTCTCGTTCGAATCAAAAGGGTTGGTAGTGACCGAAGGGACCCCGGTGAGCTAACGTGTATGAGTCGACGTTCCCCGAGGAGTGGACCCAACTCGGACGGGATGAGGCAGTCGAGCGCGCCTACGCCCTCGGTGTGGCCGCAGCCTGTGGCAACGACAACCGCGAGGAGTACGAAGCGATTAAAGCCGCGGCGGACTCCACATACGATAGAAGCCTCATCGAGCTTTCCTTCGAGCAGGGCCGGAGTCAAGCCCTCCAGTTGGAGTCCTCCGGTACGGCCCCGAAAGCAATCTGGGATCAGCTCGTCGACTCGGCCGAGACACCCACCAGGAAAAACGGCCTGCCCGATGCGCTCGGCCCGGCCGAACTCCTCGACCGCTTCGACCAGCTCGAAGGGCCACCCGAAACGCTCGACAAACCGTCGTTTTTATCAAGAGGCGACAAGGATAATGCATAACAGTACCATCCACCCACGCCCGCAGTCAATCCCACAAGTGACAGCTTCGTCAGTACCCCTAGCCGCCCCCAAAATCACGTGAACAATCCAGATCATCCATGTCCGTAGAGGAACTCCCGCTTGCGTCGACGCTCACCGAAGCCGAGAGCGTCGTCATTGCAGGGCCCCCGATGAGTGGGAAGTACAATCTCATGCACCGCATCCTCGGTGAAGCAGGCGACCGCTCGATCATTCTCTCGACGGGCCACGACGCCGAGCGCGTCCGGGCCGACTACGCCGAGACCACCGGCCACGACCCCAAGACCTCCCCCATCGTCGACTGTGTCACCCGCGAGCAGGGTGCCGAGGTCGAAGACACCGACCTCACTAAGTACGCCTCCTCGCCGAAAAATCTCACCGAACTCGGCGTGAAATTCACCGAACTCGCCGAGAACTGGGAGTCCCATACCGACACGTCGGTGGGTGTCCACTCGCTGTCCCAGTTGCTGATGTACTGGGATGCCGACCGCATCTACCAGTTCGTCCGCGTGCTCCTCGGCCGCACCCGTAACCAAGGCTGGCTCACCGTCGCGGTGATCAACTCCACGATGCACGACGAACGCACCCTGCATACGCTGCTGGACCCGTTCGATACCGTCGTCGACACCCGAACGACCGACGAGGGCTGGGAGATGCGACTCCGCGACCGGAATTCGTCGCCGACAGCGTGGCAAGAGTTCTGAACGGAGTAGCCATCAGTTCCGAGCAGCGTCGCGTCGAACCCGTTAGTTTGTATCGGCTTTCGTGAGTACCAAACCGGTTAGGTTGTATCCTTTTGTCCGAGAGGGGCCTACAGTATGGTGAGGTACCGGAGATAGTAGCAGTCGGCCGTCATCCCCCACGGCTGCTGATACTGGTTCCCCCAACCCGGTACTGCTCTCGGTTCAGTCTGCCCACGCAGTGTCCCCCACTGCTGTTTTCCAGCGATCCACACGAAGTGTCAGTCACCACTGTCTTTTTCCACCGAGTCTGACAGCAGG
This sequence is a window from Halohasta litchfieldiae. Protein-coding genes within it:
- a CDS encoding DUF7504 family protein, translated to MSVEELPLASTLTEAESVVIAGPPMSGKYNLMHRILGEAGDRSIILSTGHDAERVRADYAETTGHDPKTSPIVDCVTREQGAEVEDTDLTKYASSPKNLTELGVKFTELAENWESHTDTSVGVHSLSQLLMYWDADRIYQFVRVLLGRTRNQGWLTVAVINSTMHDERTLHTLLDPFDTVVDTRTTDEGWEMRLRDRNSSPTAWQEF